The Candidatus Krumholzibacteriia bacterium DNA window GCGCTCGGCCGGCGGCGGATCGATCATCAATCTGTCGTCGATCTACGGAATCGTCGGGGCTCCGGATCTTCCGCCCTACCACGCGTCGAAGGGCGCGGTCCGGCTCATGACGAAGACCGACGCCCTGCTCTACGCCGAGGACTCGATCCGTGTGAACAGCGTGCACCCGGGCTACATCTGGACACCGCTCGTCGAGGAGCTGGGCAAGGAGCACCCGGACGGTGTCGAGGCCTTCCGGCGCGAACTCGACGCGAAGCATCCGATCGGTCACGTCGGAGAGCCGGCGGACATCGCCCACGGCATCGTCTACCTGGCCTCGGACGAGTCGAAGTTCGTCACCGGCAGCGAGCTGGTGATCGACGGCGGCTACACGGCGCAGTGATCGAGCAGGTGTGGGCTGGGGAGATCCCCCGGCTCCGCGCACGGACCGTCCCCGCGCCGCCCGCCACGCGGCATCGCTAGGCTGTGCACTCCCCGGCCGGCGACCGACGATCGCGACCTGGATCGCCGGCAGGCCCCGACGCAAGGAGGTCCCCCGTGGACATTCCCCGCATCGAACCGACGGTTGCGCACCAGCACGCCTCGGAAGGCGATGCCCTGATCGTGTGCGCCTACGACGACGAGAAGAAGTGCGACGACCTCGGCGTCTCCGGCGCGATCTCGCTCCACGAGTTCGAGGATCGTGCCGAGGACCTCGACCGTCGTCGCGAGATCATCTTCTACTGCAACTGACCCAACGACGAGAGCTCCGCCCGTGCGGCGGACCGATTCGCCGAGCAGGGGTTCGAGAACGTCGAAGTCGTCGCTGGCGGCTACGACGCGTGGGAGAAGGCAGAGCTGCCCACGACCTGAGCTCGACGACCCCGGCCGGCCGGTCTCCGGTCGGCCGGGAGTCAACCCAGGAGGTGCCCCCATGGCCACCGAGGCCTTCGCCATGACGAGTCCCGCGTTCGCCGAGGGCGCGATGATCCCCACGCGCTACACCTGCGACGGTGAGGACGTCTCACCCCCGCTCGACTGGGGCTTTGCGCCTCCCGGGACACGCAGCTACGCCCTCATCGTCGACGACCTCGACGCCCCGTCGGGAATCTTCACCCACTGGCTGCTCTTCGACCTCCCTGCCGAAGCCGACGGACTGATCGAGAACGTCCACGAGCTCGGCACCGAGGGCCGCAACGACTTCCAGAAGAAGGGCTACGGCGGTCCGTGCCCGCCCACCAAGGAAGGCGACCACCGCTACCGCTTCCGCCTGCTGGCCCTCGACGTCGACGAGCTCGACGTGTCGAAGGGCACCGACCGCGCCAGCCTCGAGGTGGCCATGCGCGGACACGTGCTCGACGAGACGGTGCTCATGGGTCGGTACGCGCGCGGCTGACCAGGCAGTCGACGCCGGCCGATCGACCGACCTATCCGAGGAAGCGCCAGCCCGCGATCACGCCGAACGCGATCAGCGTCAGCGTGAACGGGAGCATGAGCGGCAACCGGGCCCGGTCCTCGTCGTAGCCGGGTTCGTCCGATTCCACCCGCTCGGGCCAACCGGGGATCCAGTCGGTCGGATCCCGGAAGGCCGCAGCGAGACGCGAGGCCAGCGCGTGTACCCGGGCGTGCGCCCCGTCGAAGACCGCGCCCACTCCGTGCACGAACACCGCGCGCACCGCCGGAGCGGGCTTGCGGTAGAGGACGTCGGTGTCCATCGAGATCGTCGGTTGGCCGCCGAGCTTCGGGATGAACAGGTAGAAGACGAAGAAGGTGAACAGGAGCATCTGCACCGCCTCCATCACGTGCGGTGCGGTCCACGGATCCCAGTGCACCTCGTAGGGCAGATGGGCGTAGAGCAACCCGGGGGCCACGCCCATGATCGTGCAGAAGAAGGCCGCCACGGCCATGGCCACGACCATGTTCACCGGCGCCGGCTTCGGCCGGATCCCGTGGTCCTCGCCCATCCACGTGCCGTAGGGCAGCTTCAGGCCGGTGTGCAGGAAGGTCCCGACACTCGCCAGCATGAGCAGCAGGAACGCCCAGTCCCAGTGCAGCTCGCCGGCGGCGGCCACCACCATGCTCTTGCTGATGAAGCCGTTCCAGAGCGGGAATCCGGAGATCGAGAAGGCGCCGATCATGTACAGGCCGAACACCAGTTTCTGGCGTTTCCAGAATCCGCCGAGTTCGGTGAGCTTCTCCCGCCCCGTGGTGTGGATCACCACGCCGGCGCCCATGAACAGCAGCGCCTTGTACAGGATGTGGCTCACGGCGTGGGCGGCCGCGCCGTTGACGGCCATCGCCGTGCCGATCCCCACGCCGGCGACCATGTAGCCCACCTGGCTGATGATGTGGTAGCCGAGCAATTCGCGGATGTCGTTGGCCAGCACGGCGTAGACCACGCCGTACAGCGCCATCACCACGCCGGCCACGGCCAGGATCTCCCAGCCGGTGAAGCCGCGGATCAGCGTGTACACGGCGGTCTTGGTGGTCAGGGCCGAGCAGAAGATGGCGCCGGTGACCGTGGCCCGGGGGTAGGCGTCGGGCAGCCAGGGCCCCAGCGGTGGTACCGCGGCGTTCAGGCAGAAACCGATCAGGATCAGCCAGGCGGCCAGACCGCCCTCGCCGGGCGCGAAGCGCTCGAAGGCGATCGAGCCGGTGGCGTCGAGGTGCAGCAGCACGCCCCCCAGCAACACCGCGCCGCCCACGAGATGGACCAGGATGTAGCGCCGGCCCGCGGCCTCGCTCTCGGGATTGCGGCGGGCCCAGATCAGCACCACCGAGCTGACGGCCATCAGCTCCCAGAACACGTACAGCGTCAGGTAGTCGCCGGCGAAGGTCACCCCCAGCGCACCGGCGTTGTACAACAGTGCGGCCACCTGCTGGCGGGTGTCGCGCTGGTGCAGGGCGTAGATCCCCGCGATGATCCCGATCAACGAGAAGATCTTGCCGAAGACCAGCGACAGCCGGTCGACGCGCAGCAGCGTGAGGTCCTGCCCGCCGACGCCCACGACCAGACGCGCGCCGTCGGGGAGGTTCCACACGTACCACAGCGTGATCGCCGACAGGATCACGGCCGCGTACCCGCGGATGCGGGACGGCAGGAGCAGGATGCCCACCCCACCGATCACCAGGATCGCGGCGGGCGGCCAGGAGTCGGTGGCGAAGGTGTCGGGATGCAGGACGGGGGCCAGGATGCGCCCATGCTCGCCGCCGTGACCGCCGCCCTCGGTGGCGGCCATGGCCACCATCGATCCGGCCAGCAGGACGAAGGTCACGACCACCAACAGTCGAGCCGCGGTCGAGGACGCCAGGAATCTACTCATAGAAGTCCTCGTCCTTCTGCAGGAAGACGTGGCCCAGCCACTTGCTCACGATCACGATCGCCGCGCAGCCGGCGGCCCCGAAGAGTGACCACCAGCCCGGAATGGCGCTCCACCAGCCGTGGTGCTCGCCGTGCGGCAGGAAGTAGGGCAGCGCGATCACGATCGCGCCGCTGGCGGCGGCGAAGATCCAGCCGCGCGTGCTCGGAGTCTTCAGCTTCACGACGTACCTCCCGTGACGGCCGCCGAGATCGAGCGCGCCAGGTCCCAGGCGTGCACGCCGAAGTTCGGGGCCACGCCCAGGACCACCGAGATGATCGCGGTCAGCGCGAGTGGCACCACCATGAGCGGCGAAGCCTCGCCGAAGCGGTCGAATTCCTCGTTGCGGCGGAAGAAGGCCACGTGGACGATCGGGAAGAAATAGGCAGCGTTCAGCACGCCGCTGAGCAGCAACAGACCCATGAAGATCGTCTGGTCGGCCTGCATCGAACCCACGGCCAGGTACCACTTGCTCACGAAGCCGTTCACGCCGGGCACTCCGGCCAGTCCCAGGCTGCCCACGGCGAAGGCGAGCATGGTGATCGGCATCTGCCGGCCGATCCCGTGCATGTCGCTGATGTTCTCCTTGTGTGCGCGCACGTAGATCGCACCGGCGCAGAAGAACAGGGTGATCTTCATGGTGGCGTGGAACATCAGGTGCATCACGGCACCCGACCAGCTCGCGCTGGTGAGCAGCGCGGCGCCCAACACGATGTAGCTCAGGTGCGCCACCGTGCTGTAGGCAAGCCGTCGCTTCAGATTGTCCTGCCGCAGGGCGAGCAGCGAACCCACCGTCAGCGTGATGGCGGCCGCCCAGGCCAGCACCGTCCACACGTCGATCTCGCGTAGCAGTTCGGGGCCGAACACGTAGCCGGTCACGCGCAGCACACCGAACACGCCGGCCTTCACCACGGCCACGGCGTGCAGCAGCGCACTCACCGGCGTGGGTGCGGCCATGGCGGCGGGCAGCCACGAGTGCAGCGGCATGATCCCCGCCTTCACGCCCACCGCGAGCACGAAGAGCAGGAACAGCCAGCGCAGGCTGGTCTCCGACAGGTCCGTGGCGCCCAGGAACCCGCCGGGCACGAAGTCGGTGTTGCCGCCGGTGGCCGACACCGACCAGGCCACGGCGAGCAGGAGAGCCAGGCCGGCGGGCAGGGTGTAGGAGAGGTACTTCCGGGCGGCCGTGATCGCCGCCGGGGTCTCCTTGTGGATCACCAGCGGGTAGGTGGCCAGCGTGAGGATCTCGAAGAAGACCACGAAGGTCAGCAGGTTCGCCGAGAAGCAGATCCCGATGGTGGCCGACAGACACAGCGCGAAGCTGGCGAAGTAGCGGGTCTGTTTCTTCTCGCCCGCGCCCCGGACGTAGCCGATCGAGTAGAAGCTGGTGAGGAACCACAGCACCGACGCCACCACGGCGAACACATAGCCCAGCGTGTCGACGCGCAGCGCCAGTTCGATGCCCGGCGAGATCTCCCAGAGCTGCACCACCGCCTGCTCGCCCGCGAGCACCCACGGCAGCATCGACAGCACCAGCACCGCCTTGATCGCCGCGGCGACCAGCGTGAAGGCCTCGCGCAGGTTCGGACGGCGGTCGCTGGCCACGATCAACGGGATCGCGATCAACGACACCAGGACCGCCCAGAGCGGGCGTACCGATTCGATCGTGGTGGGGGAGACGACGTCGATGGGCATCAGGTGACCTCAGAGTGGCCAGGGCAGATCGGCGGGCAGGGCCAGGCGCAGGATCGTCGACACCAGCCAGGCGTTGGCCAGGCCGAGCGCGAGGACGCCGACGCCGAGCACGAGCACCGGCGCCCGCATGGACAGGGGCGGATCGACCACTGCCGTCACGGGGGCGCCGTCCTCGCCCTCGGGAGCGGGGCGGGCGTAGATCCGCTCGAGCACGCGGAAGAAGTAGACCGCGGTCAGCAGACTACTCGCGAGGATCAGCACGACCACGACCCATTGCCCGGCCGCGATGCCGCCGAGCACCAGGTACCACTTGCTGAAGAAGCCGTTCGTGGGTGGGACGCCCACCATGGCCAGCGCGGCCAGGGTGAAGGCGGCGAAGGTCCAGGGCATCCTGCGGCCCAGACCGGTGTAGTCGCGCAGGCGCACGGTGTCGGCCTGCAGTTGCACGCTCCCGGTCACCAGGAACAGGCAGGACTTCATGATCGCATGGTTCAGGATGTGCAGCATGGCGCCCACCAGCGCCAGGGGCGTGGCCAGGCCGATGCCGACGCCGATGTAGCCGACCTGCGCGATCGAGCTGTAGGCCAGCATGCGTTTGGCGTCCTTCTGCGCGATCGCCATGACGCTGCCCACCACGATCCCCGCGAGTGCCATCCAGGTGATCGCCGGTCCCAGGCCACCGGCACCGTGGAGCGACCACTCGTGGCCGTAGACGAAGTACAGCACGCGGATCATCACGTAGGCGCTGACCTTGGTCATGAGCGGCGCGATGATTGCCGTGCTGGTGCTGCTGGCGTAGGTGTAGGCGTCGGGCAGCCAGAGGTGCATGGGGAACAGGGCCATCTTCAGGCCCAGCCCGCCGACCATGAACACCACCGAGATCCACAGGGCCGGGTTCGACTGGAGTTCGCCCAGTCGCCCCGCGACGTCGAACATGTTCAGGCTGCCGGTGAGCACGTAGAGGTAGCCCACACCCAGCAGGTAGAACGAGGCCCCGAGCGTTCCCAGCAGCAGGTACCGGAACGCCGACACCGGGGCCTTCTTGTGTCCCACGGCCATGAGCGCATAGCCGGCCAGGCTACTGACCTCGAACCACACGTACAGATTGAAGAGGTCGGCCGTGATCACCATGCCGGTCAGGCCCAGCAGCATGACCAGGAGCATGCCGTAGAAGGTCGACTCGCGCTCGGGGTTCTCGCGGCGGACGGCCGTGCCGGCGTAGACGCACACCAGCAGCGACACGAGTGCGATCATGGTGATCACGAAGGCGCTGAGGGCATCGAGGTTCAGTTCGATGCCCACCGGCGGTTCCCAGCCCGCCATGCGGTAGTGGAGCGGACCGAGCGTGAGCACGCGCTCGAGTCCGTAGATCGCGGTGCCCAGGAAGGTGAGCAGCGTGAGCAGCGTGGCCGGATACGCCAACCGGCGCTTCCAGTAGCCGAGGGCGGCCACGAGGAACGCCCCCACCATCACCACCAGCAGGCCCAGCGCCGGTGCCTGGTGGTCCATCGTCGGCCCGAAGGCCTGGGCGGCGTCCCGCGGTGCGCGCGAGACCTCGGCGGCGAGTGAGAGCAACACCGACTCCATCCCGATCCTTCCCGACTACTCGGACCGCAGGCGGCGCAGGAGTTCGTCTTCTTCCAGGGTTCCGAAGCGGCGGTGGATCACGGTGAGCAGCGTCAGGGCCACGCCGGTGGTCGCGACCGACACGACGATCGCGGTCAGCATGAGGCCGTGCGGGATCGGATTCATGTACTGCTCGGCCTCGCTGCCGACCTCGGCGGAGTACACCGGTACGCTCGCACCCGTCTTGTAGGCATGCACGATGAAGAACAGGATGATCGCACCCTGGAAGATGTTCATTCCGATGAGCTTCTTCACCAGGTTGTGCTTGAAGACCATCCCCCACAGTCCGATCAGGATCAGGACCGAGGTGGCCACGTAGGGCCAGCGGTCGACGAACAGGGCCTGGAGTTCGCTCATCGAAGGGTCTCCTCTTCCGTTCCGGCCGCGGCGTCCGTCTGCGACTGCGGGCGATGACTGATCACGAGTTCGTCGAAGATCGACACCAGCGCGCCCATCACGGCGAAGGCGATTCCGATCTCCACGAGCAGGATGCCCGTGTTGTGCAACCAGTCGGGCGCCATGCCGAAGGGCAGCATGTCGTACTCGAGAAAGTTGCCCCCGAACGGCATGTCGCCCAGGCCGGTGATCAGGTACAGGAGGATGCCCGTGATCGCGAAGGGCATGGCCAGTCCGC harbors:
- a CDS encoding ArsR family transcriptional regulator, with the translated sequence MDIPRIEPTVAHQHASEGDALIVCAYDDEKKCDDLGVSGAISLHEFEDRAEDLDRRREIIFYCN
- a CDS encoding YbhB/YbcL family Raf kinase inhibitor-like protein gives rise to the protein MATEAFAMTSPAFAEGAMIPTRYTCDGEDVSPPLDWGFAPPGTRSYALIVDDLDAPSGIFTHWLLFDLPAEADGLIENVHELGTEGRNDFQKKGYGGPCPPTKEGDHRYRFRLLALDVDELDVSKGTDRASLEVAMRGHVLDETVLMGRYARG
- a CDS encoding Na(+)/H(+) antiporter subunit D, which gives rise to MSRFLASSTAARLLVVVTFVLLAGSMVAMAATEGGGHGGEHGRILAPVLHPDTFATDSWPPAAILVIGGVGILLLPSRIRGYAAVILSAITLWYVWNLPDGARLVVGVGGQDLTLLRVDRLSLVFGKIFSLIGIIAGIYALHQRDTRQQVAALLYNAGALGVTFAGDYLTLYVFWELMAVSSVVLIWARRNPESEAAGRRYILVHLVGGAVLLGGVLLHLDATGSIAFERFAPGEGGLAAWLILIGFCLNAAVPPLGPWLPDAYPRATVTGAIFCSALTTKTAVYTLIRGFTGWEILAVAGVVMALYGVVYAVLANDIRELLGYHIISQVGYMVAGVGIGTAMAVNGAAAHAVSHILYKALLFMGAGVVIHTTGREKLTELGGFWKRQKLVFGLYMIGAFSISGFPLWNGFISKSMVVAAAGELHWDWAFLLLMLASVGTFLHTGLKLPYGTWMGEDHGIRPKPAPVNMVVAMAVAAFFCTIMGVAPGLLYAHLPYEVHWDPWTAPHVMEAVQMLLFTFFVFYLFIPKLGGQPTISMDTDVLYRKPAPAVRAVFVHGVGAVFDGAHARVHALASRLAAAFRDPTDWIPGWPERVESDEPGYDEDRARLPLMLPFTLTLIAFGVIAGWRFLG
- a CDS encoding monovalent cation/H+ antiporter subunit D family protein, which codes for MPIDVVSPTTIESVRPLWAVLVSLIAIPLIVASDRRPNLREAFTLVAAAIKAVLVLSMLPWVLAGEQAVVQLWEISPGIELALRVDTLGYVFAVVASVLWFLTSFYSIGYVRGAGEKKQTRYFASFALCLSATIGICFSANLLTFVVFFEILTLATYPLVIHKETPAAITAARKYLSYTLPAGLALLLAVAWSVSATGGNTDFVPGGFLGATDLSETSLRWLFLLFVLAVGVKAGIMPLHSWLPAAMAAPTPVSALLHAVAVVKAGVFGVLRVTGYVFGPELLREIDVWTVLAWAAAITLTVGSLLALRQDNLKRRLAYSTVAHLSYIVLGAALLTSASWSGAVMHLMFHATMKITLFFCAGAIYVRAHKENISDMHGIGRQMPITMLAFAVGSLGLAGVPGVNGFVSKWYLAVGSMQADQTIFMGLLLLSGVLNAAYFFPIVHVAFFRRNEEFDRFGEASPLMVVPLALTAIISVVLGVAPNFGVHAWDLARSISAAVTGGTS
- a CDS encoding monovalent cation/H+ antiporter subunit D family protein, giving the protein MESVLLSLAAEVSRAPRDAAQAFGPTMDHQAPALGLLVVMVGAFLVAALGYWKRRLAYPATLLTLLTFLGTAIYGLERVLTLGPLHYRMAGWEPPVGIELNLDALSAFVITMIALVSLLVCVYAGTAVRRENPERESTFYGMLLVMLLGLTGMVITADLFNLYVWFEVSSLAGYALMAVGHKKAPVSAFRYLLLGTLGASFYLLGVGYLYVLTGSLNMFDVAGRLGELQSNPALWISVVFMVGGLGLKMALFPMHLWLPDAYTYASSTSTAIIAPLMTKVSAYVMIRVLYFVYGHEWSLHGAGGLGPAITWMALAGIVVGSVMAIAQKDAKRMLAYSSIAQVGYIGVGIGLATPLALVGAMLHILNHAIMKSCLFLVTGSVQLQADTVRLRDYTGLGRRMPWTFAAFTLAALAMVGVPPTNGFFSKWYLVLGGIAAGQWVVVVLILASSLLTAVYFFRVLERIYARPAPEGEDGAPVTAVVDPPLSMRAPVLVLGVGVLALGLANAWLVSTILRLALPADLPWPL
- a CDS encoding cation:proton antiporter subunit C, translated to MSELQALFVDRWPYVATSVLILIGLWGMVFKHNLVKKLIGMNIFQGAIILFFIVHAYKTGASVPVYSAEVGSEAEQYMNPIPHGLMLTAIVVSVATTGVALTLLTVIHRRFGTLEEDELLRRLRSE
- a CDS encoding MnhB domain-containing protein: MITRHPSIIMDVVVRIMVPVIQIFALYVIFHGHYSPGGGFQGGALLAASVLLQRVVLGQERSQPSFRRGLAMPFAITGILLYLITGLGDMPFGGNFLEYDMLPFGMAPDWLHNTGILLVEIGIAFAVMGALVSIFDELVISHRPQSQTDAAAGTEEETLR